Proteins encoded within one genomic window of Rhododendron vialii isolate Sample 1 chromosome 1a, ASM3025357v1:
- the LOC131336000 gene encoding phytochrome A-associated F-box protein, which yields MAADTPFANLSDDVVLNIFGKLEDDPRNWARLACVSTKFSSLIRHTCCKNKCSQTIPSVVSDLLSAAPSAAAAPPGGWASLHKLAVCCPGLLHAGILLENSDFGLERELGPDENYHVSPRLFTHTTPSTSQTDGNNNDSESVTISGSDRSWTLFDDLYYDTVYDTSESPGQTEINVEQHKNVKTGGCSIRRGCESQFPVFKRRKICRSLRSHLASGIWNLSREQGNKLLASRFRGDCLYICDWPGCVHMEEKRNYMLFRGVFKNFKKSRVWRTINDGNRSKVDLNCAFCSCNQTWDLHSAFCLRRVFGYHDDGDPVVRAYVCENGHVSGAWTNWPLYT from the coding sequence ATGGCCGCCGACACACCGTTCGCAAACCTCTCCGACGACGTCGTCCTCAACATCTTCGGCAAGCTCGAAGACGACCCCCGTAACTGGGCCCGCCTCGCCTGCGTCTCCACAAAATTCTCCTCCCTCATCCGCCACACCTGCTGCAAGAACAAGTGCTCCCAAACCATCCCCTCCGTCGTTTCCGATCTCCTCTCCGCCGCaccctccgccgccgccgcccctCCCGGCGGCTGGGCCTCCCTCCACAAGCTCGCCGTCTGCTGCCCCGGCCTCCTTCACGCCGGCATCCTCCTCGAGAACTCCGACTTCGGCCTCGAACGCGAGCTCGGCCCCGACGAGAATTACCACGTCAGCCCCAGATTGTTCACCCATACGACGCCGTCTACCAGCCAAACCGACGGTAATAATAATGATTCTGAGTCGGTAACTATTTCTGGTTCTGATCGTTCTTGGACCTTATTTGACGATCTGTATTACGACACCGTTTACGACACCTCTGAATCCCCTGGACAAACCGAGATTAACGtagaacaacacaaaaatgtCAAAACGGGTGGTTGTTCTATTAGGAGGGGTTGTGAGAGCCAATTTCCTGTTTTTAAGAGAAGGAAAATATGCAGATCACTTAGGTCACATTTAGCGTCAGGGATTTGGAACCTGAGCCGGGAGCAGGGGAACAAGTTGCTGGCGAGCAGGTTCAGAGGGGACTGTTTGTACATCTGTGATTGGCCCGGTTGCGTGCACATGGAAGAGAAGCGGAATTACATGCTTTTCAGGGGGGttttcaagaacttcaagaagtCTAGGGTTTGGAGGACGATAAATGACGGGAACCGGAGCAAGGTTGATTTGAATTGCGCGTTTTGCTCATGCAATCAGACTTGGGACTTGCACTCGGCGTTTTGTTTGAGGAGGGTGTTCGGGTACCACGATGATGGGGATCCGGTTGTTCGAGCTTATGTGTGTGAGAATGGGCATGTCTCGGGGGCATGGACGAATTGGCCTTTATACACGTAA